In Actinomycetes bacterium, the following proteins share a genomic window:
- a CDS encoding Uma2 family endonuclease translates to MDPVASRRAPILADPLTSVDAYLELFAAATDGPEYEVVDGQPVVSPSPDGAHQVCVRMLLLSLHAACPSGHEVMVAPWDWVLWELPRLAIRQPDLMVVRSSLATAPRLTEPPLLAVEILSAGSFERDAVTKRAEYAKAGLDDYWVVDPRSA, encoded by the coding sequence GTGGACCCGGTTGCCTCGCGACGCGCACCCATCCTGGCCGACCCACTCACCTCGGTCGACGCCTACCTTGAACTGTTCGCGGCAGCAACCGACGGTCCGGAGTACGAGGTCGTCGACGGTCAACCTGTCGTGAGCCCATCGCCGGACGGTGCCCATCAGGTCTGCGTGCGGATGCTGCTGCTGAGCCTGCACGCGGCATGCCCGTCGGGGCACGAGGTGATGGTGGCGCCCTGGGACTGGGTGCTGTGGGAGCTACCTCGCCTGGCGATCCGCCAGCCGGACCTCATGGTCGTGCGTTCAAGCCTCGCGACGGCGCCGCGGTTGACCGAACCTCCGCTGCTGGCTGTCGAGATCCTCTCCGCGGGATCCTTCGAGCGCGACGCGGTGACCAAGCGAGCCGAGTACGCGAAGGCAGGTCTGGACGACTACTGGGTCGTCGATCCCCGGTCGGCCGA
- a CDS encoding SDR family oxidoreductase: MRTVVVGGSSGLGLEIARNRAKLGDSVVVTSRSADRAAEVSAELGDGSSGVVLELADPETIAPAFADVDRVHNLVLTAIDRDQNTLETYDPVAAIRLATIKLVAYTEVVHALRPKLHDESAIVIFGGRAKDRPYPGSTTVSTVNGGVVGMVNSLVTELKPIRVNALHPGIIGDSPYWASKPAATDAALARTPTGRLASMADIVGAVDFLLGNRGVNGVQLDVDNGWLLL, encoded by the coding sequence GTGAGGACCGTCGTCGTCGGTGGCAGCAGCGGGCTGGGGCTCGAGATCGCGCGCAACCGGGCCAAGCTCGGCGACTCGGTGGTGGTGACGTCGCGTTCCGCGGACCGGGCGGCGGAGGTGTCGGCGGAGCTCGGTGACGGGTCGAGCGGCGTGGTGCTGGAGCTGGCCGACCCGGAGACGATCGCGCCGGCCTTCGCCGACGTCGACCGGGTGCACAACCTGGTGCTCACCGCGATCGACCGCGACCAGAACACGCTGGAGACCTACGACCCGGTGGCGGCGATCCGGCTGGCGACGATCAAGCTGGTGGCCTACACCGAGGTGGTGCACGCGCTGCGCCCCAAGCTGCACGACGAGTCGGCGATCGTCATCTTCGGCGGGCGCGCGAAGGACCGGCCCTATCCGGGGTCGACGACCGTGTCGACCGTCAACGGCGGGGTTGTCGGGATGGTCAACTCGCTGGTCACCGAGCTCAAGCCGATCCGGGTCAACGCGCTGCACCCGGGGATCATCGGCGACAGCCCCTACTGGGCGTCGAAGCCGGCGGCGACGGATGCTGCTCTGGCGCGGACGCCGACCGGGCGGCTGGCGTCGATGGCCGACATCGTCGGTGCGGTCGACTTCCTGCTCGGCAACCGCGGCGTCAACGGCGTGCAGCTCGACGTCGACAACGGCTGGCTGCTGCTGTGA
- a CDS encoding cupin domain-containing protein — translation MTTHHLVVRGADAEWRPGAGPFAAAPGYSTWSVVDGSTPAVHTGFSLGRLQPGGSLMAHVHSYEESLWVMSGEVVIQQPGEATRLGPGDYCLFPTGVPHALRNEGSEPVQWARMAAPAPRAAYDNDTYLVPPLRETAAQTLDVRDPRTRRYGNITPAHMDPGGQTQDKLAVTGSMRTALLVYSGITVKMMVDSDLGATQSTMFMVQYDPEGYAGPHDHPLEETYLITEGSVEATFDGTSYVLEVGDVAWAGVGCVHGFRNIGPGIVRWLETQSPAPPSRHTYRYVRDWSYLQDRLAEGTDS, via the coding sequence ATGACGACGCACCACCTGGTGGTCCGGGGCGCCGACGCGGAGTGGCGTCCCGGGGCGGGACCCTTCGCGGCGGCGCCCGGCTACAGCACCTGGTCGGTCGTCGACGGCTCGACGCCGGCGGTCCACACTGGCTTCTCGCTCGGCCGGCTGCAGCCGGGCGGGTCGCTGATGGCGCACGTGCACTCCTACGAGGAGTCGCTCTGGGTCATGTCCGGCGAGGTCGTGATCCAGCAGCCCGGTGAGGCGACCCGGCTCGGGCCGGGCGACTACTGCCTCTTTCCGACCGGGGTCCCCCACGCGCTGCGCAACGAGGGCTCGGAGCCGGTGCAGTGGGCCCGGATGGCCGCTCCGGCACCGCGCGCGGCGTACGACAACGACACCTACCTCGTGCCACCGCTGAGGGAGACGGCCGCGCAGACCCTGGACGTGCGCGACCCGCGGACGCGGCGCTACGGCAACATCACGCCGGCCCACATGGACCCCGGTGGGCAGACGCAGGACAAGCTGGCGGTGACGGGCAGCATGCGCACCGCACTGCTGGTCTACAGCGGGATCACCGTGAAGATGATGGTCGACTCCGACCTCGGGGCGACGCAGTCGACGATGTTCATGGTGCAGTACGACCCCGAGGGCTACGCCGGGCCGCACGACCACCCGCTCGAGGAGACGTACCTGATCACCGAGGGGTCGGTGGAGGCGACGTTCGACGGGACGTCGTACGTCCTCGAGGTCGGTGACGTCGCGTGGGCGGGCGTGGGCTGCGTGCACGGCTTCCGCAACATCGGCCCCGGGATAGTGCGGTGGCTGGAGACCCAGTCGCCTGCGCCGCCGAGCCGGCACACCTACCGCTACGTCCGTGACTGGTCCTATCTGCAGGACCGGCTGGCAGAAGGGACCGACTCGTGA